The Budorcas taxicolor isolate Tak-1 chromosome 2, Takin1.1, whole genome shotgun sequence nucleotide sequence CAACCAGATAAGAGTAGGCAGTTGATACTGTGCAGGTAAGTCACATGGCGGGACTAAACTAACAGCTGCCAGCTGCACTGAAGTATACATAAACAGAATAATGCTAGGTTTCATTCATCTAAACACTTACCATTTGCCACACTTGCATGATATTGTCTTCTGATACAGAACAAATCACCCAAGGTTCGTTGGGATTCCAGGAGAAATCAGATATCTTGGCAGTGTGACCACCATGAATAAACTGAAAGAGGGAGGAAAACAGAGATGAAAAGCAGACAGAGGACAATAATTCATCAACTATTTCAGTTGTGCTCAATATCTGTAACATACCAACAACTCTGGTGGCCCATCTTCTGCATCTTCTGGGGATTGTTCCTCTCCAATTTTACTAGcacaaaaaagttttaaagttaaatttacCTTGAGTAATTCTGGAAAGTGTAAGAAAAGAACTTCACAAAGAGTAATTTAACAAGACGTACCTTAAATCCCAGACATTCAGTCTACGATCAGTACCACTGGAAGCCAAAATAGTCTCATTGTGAGGCGACCACTGAACCTGTATGTGAGAAAAAAATCTATCAATTAGAAAACTGAGGAGcggggagtttcctggtggtccactgctTAAAAATCCaccctacaatgtaggagacaaatgtttgatccctgatcaaggaactaagatcccacacactgcagggCAACAAAAACCCACAAGCCACAcctagagaagcctgtgcaatGCAACAAAAGATCCCTGCAATGACGACCTGACGCAGCCGAAACAGGTAAATGCCAAACGTCATCCAACACTGACCTAAGAACTAAAGTACAGCTCACCCACACAATCTACCCAAGTACTTTCAGTGTTACACACAGTACCTTTGCATTCAGTTTTTAACATAAtgtaacaaatatttcttaaactgaGTCAGAGGGCTCTGCATATTAAGAAAGAAGCTTAATTAAATTGATTAGGCAGAAAATTTGGGAGTCAGTACTTTAGGACTGAACTGTGAAATTAAAATGGATATGGCAAGTtaccaagaaatggaaataagagaAGAGACACAGGTCAGGCATAAGGTTGATTAAAAACACTAGGAGCATTAGTTTCTCTTACCTGGAATATTTCATCCTTATGTGATTCAAAGGAATGCAACTTAAGTTTCAGATTTCTCAGATCCCACAGGGCAACAGTCTATGTACAGAAAGGAAAGCAAGAgtaatcaataaaaatttttttaatgagaaaatccacaactaaaagatctctGTGCATTCTAAAGAAGCCAGAGAAATCACCCTTTgtctttttgtaaaaataaatcacaCTAACCTTGTCAGCTGATCCTGTGGCAAGAATGAACTCACTATAAGGATTGAAAGAAAGGCAGTTCACTTCAGCAGTGTGAGCATCAACTGAGTGGCTTGGTTTGGAAGTATTGTTTGAACGAGTATCCCAGctttagtgaaagaaaaaaaaacagggggagggggaaagcttaaaatggataatcaaataTTATACAACTTAGATAATATATTGAGAAAAAGATGGATTCAACTCACATCATGAGTTTCTGATCATCAGCAACCGACCCAAAGAGGGACTCATGGAGCAGATGCCAGGAGACATCCTCTACTACTGCCGTGTGCCCTGTGAAGATGGTCTTCGCATCCACAACTTTCCCTTCCTTTGGAACAGCACTTATGTCCCATAGGCAGATGgtcttaaatgagaaaaatgagctATTATATAAAAGAAAGAGTCTCACTTCCTCATACACCCCAGAGGAAAACGTTGATACAACTAGCCCAGATGTGCTTCACACTGGGAAGGATACGCACGTGGTCATCTGAAGCACTCAGTAAGTGCCCACTGAGATTTGGGTTCCAAGAAAGCCCATAGCCTTCCTTCTGATGTCCACGGAGACGCAAGTCTGGGTTGCACTCTCCAGAAGGGTCTACAAAGTAACAGACAGATCAAGACTATCCAGTCCACTGCCTGGTTGGACCTACTTAGCATAATGGAATTTTTATCAAGAGGTCTAAAGCTCTTACTTTTTATGAGAAATACAGACTATGACCaaatacataatatttaaaaGCGTCACATTCTGTTCTATGTAAAAAAGCAATTTCTTTTTCCAGATGTAGGCAAGAAGGATGAAGGAGTAGTACACATATCAACATAATTCACAAGATGTTAAGATACACAAAGAATAAGTTAGCAATTAAAACTGAGAGAAGCAATGTATTCCTGTAGTGATATATCATTTGCTTTGAATAGAAGAGAGAAGATACCTGGTTTAGAAGGATGTTTTGTATAGTCAAAAACAAGAACATCACTGGATGGAGTCTTTGTTGCAATGATGCAAGGGTTCTGGGGCATATAGCGTGCCCTGTTTACCTCTCCTTCATGGTTGATCTTgatttctatttcaatttttcCACTAACCGAGCCAAAACCTCCAAATTCTGTAAATAAGATAGTAATTGCAAATGAGGACAAAGCAAGAAGGACTCTATGTCACTCCAAGTTTGACACAGGCAAGGCTTTCAATGAATGAACTGGGGTAATACTAGAAGCAGTATCAGTATTTATTAGCAACACAAAGTGCACACTCCTTACTCCAACTATTTCTCACCCTGGCTCTACAGAGTGGGGAGGAATCACCTCCAAATACTTCACATGGGAAAAAGAGGAGCTCAGACGACCTGCATTAATTTGCTCATGGTGACATGGCTATAGCAGAACCTAAAATGAATTCCCATTTTTCTGATCCCTTTTGGCTATGATACTCTTTCAGCTATGACTAAAATGATTTCGGTAATTATATACCCAATAAGTATTATATCACTATCTAAAAGTAAGAAACACTATTGACTCCACTTCAAAGATTCTAAGTGGCTTTCAAGCCTCActttgtaaaaaaacaaaactacgctcaataaataaaatcttaagtTACTATTTTAATGAATATCAAATACATACACAGTGTGCTAGGTACTAAAGAGTCCCTCCCTCCTGAGGGACTCTCTCTAGTCCCTTTCAATCTCTAGTTTGGGCTAACGTTTCTGAAACACTGACACCTTTGCTCGTATTAGCGAGGAAAAACAGAGCCACAACAGCTGGTTCAATTTTCCTGACCCTTCACTTACACTTGCCAACCAGAGTCCTTGGCTGAAATAAACTACGTAGGCAAGAACTagacaaaaacatattttattcacATTTGACTGCTTGCACTTACAGAGTTCTCCCAAGTACCATTAGAAAATGTTTAAGAATATAATTTGTCATTATATAAATCTTGGTaaaggtggctcaatggtaaagaatccacctgccaatgcaggagacacaggtttgataagTTGGGTAATATGGTCAGCAGATAACATTCAACCTCAAAATAATTTATACACTGCAAAGCAGTGGTTCAAACAAGCTAACAGCCTAAAAACAGTTCAAAACAGATTCTcaaagaggagggaaagaaaaacattaaaccaATCTCCCTCCAGAATTCTAGACCACAAATATCTATAATGCAAAAAGAAGGCATGATTAGGATATGTGATCTCAAAGAACTTTTAGTCCAAATACAGGGAGATAAGCACACAATTTATCAGCTATATACtactagggctttcctggtgcctcagtggtaaagaatctgcctgccaatgcaggagacataggttcgatccctgggtagggaagatcccccaaagaagaaaatggcaacccactccagtattcttgccagggaaatcccatggatggagaatactggtgggctacagtccatgggcttgcaaaagagtcaagataagacttagcaactgaacaacaacaacatactacTAACCAGAGGCACCCTCTCCCCCGGTACCTGCGGTTAAAGTACAACAgaacttggattcaatccctggtccaggaagattccacacgccacagagcaacaactactgaagcctgcatgctccaGGGCCTGCAAGCTACAACTAATGCGCCCCTGtggtgcaactactgaagcccatgcacctagagcctgtgctctgacaCGAGAAAGCAGCCCCCACTCTGCAACTGACAAAGCCCGCAGACAGCAATAaagaaccagtgcagccaaaaataaacaaacgcgTAACGATATCAGTGTGtacgtgttaaaaaaaaaatcagcttagaGGATTCACAACTGAGATTTATGAAGGTGAGGATTTATCTATTTAACAAATAATCAGAGACTGACCAAATTTAAGGTGAGAGCAAAAACACCAAATCTGATGTAGGGAAGAAAGACTGAGGTATCAATGTACAGTACAGTGAATGACTATCAAGGTTTAACTACATTACTATTTTGTTTGCTTCCCTCgtaaaatactatttaaaaagactgaaacaTAACAATATGCTTAAACTGTGTAGCCTGATGAGTTTTTACATATGCATACATCAGGGGAGTTACCACCCAGATAAAAACATGGAACAGCTCTAGCCCTCTCATCCTCACACGACACTTCTGTATCCCTCCCAACTAATACTGCTGGACAAACTAGATAACCAGCATTCTAATTTCTACCACTTTGCCATTTTTTTAGTCCATAAACATTTTGAAACTAAGAATAAGTTGCAACATCTTTAGTCAAATATTCTAATTATTTCACCATGACTTAATACTAGTTTATTACATATAGCTGAAGTAGAAGACTAAATATAACTCAAAAACAAACATTCCCCCTCAAAACCAATTCCCCAATAAGTTGCTAAAAATAAACTCGATATTTCAAGATCTTGGTAACAGAGTCTGAAGTAAAATTTCAAACCTAATCTATTTTCAGGGCTTCAAATGTGATCACAGCTGGGCTGAATGtaatacaaatacataaattcttttaaatgtcAGAACAAGCCTAAGTcaattttctgttctttcatcTTGAAAGTTCAATGATTTTTTGAAGCTATCTGTCACCAAGTACCTCAGATCAAATGGGGTTAAGCAAACGGTAATCAATTTAATAGTTCGATCTCAGAGTTTAGGACACTTCATCTGAGAGCAAGGAGGGACTAGAAATCTATGTAACAACCACTTAAGAAGCTTTAACAGACACTGGTATGCATCTACTTCCGCCATTGTTGAGACCATATGGAAAGAGCACCTGCTCCCCTTTAAGCTCCAAGCTTGTCCAGCCATCTGAGTGAtttgaaggaagaaggagagggaaaaggaagagaaaaggaaggtatGTAACTTTAGGGGAAGTTACCCAGTtttcttgtgaggattaaatagggGGATGTATGTAGTCATACAATCCTATCATATATATTACTTCTATTTTCATAGTTTCTCTAGTGTTAAGTATTAGGGGGATAAAGgtatcatcagaaaagcaaatcGGCAAAAGCAAATTGGTTTGATGCcactcaaaaaacaaaatagataatcaacaaggatttagaacttccagatgtacaagctaggtttggaaaaggcagaggaaccagagatcaaattggcaacatttgttggatcatagagaaagcaagaaaatttcagaaaaccatctaattctctgcttcactgactacactaaaggctttgactgtgtggcacaacaaactggaaaattcttaaagagatgggaataccagaccaccttatctgtctgagaaagctgtatgcaggtcaagaagcaacagttagaaccagtcatggaacgacagactgatttcaaattggggaagaagtacgtcaaggctgtatacagtcacccttcttatttaacttatatgcagagttcatcacgtgaaatgcctggctagatgaatcacaagctggaatcaagattgtgggagaaatattaacaacttcagatatgaagatgctgggaaagactgaaggcaaacggagaagggggctgcagaggatgagatagttagagagcatcactgactcaatggacatgagtttgagcaaactccaggagatagtgaagcctggtgtgctgcagtccaagggcatgcaaagagtgggacagacttatcgattaaacaacaacaacataaggaATTATACCCAATGTTGTGGTAGCCTTAATGAAatatgggaaaaacaaaaacgaaacacCCAATGAATCATTATGTCGAACAtctgaaacacaacactgtaaatcatctatttttaattttaatggtcAAAACAGAGAAGTACCAGAAAACAGATAACTATTTTAAAACCTTGGAGTGATAAAGGCCTTTCAAAGAATGACAAAATCTGAAGGACACCAAAGGAAAGGTGGATAATTAAAACTTCACAGCTTCTAAAGTAAATaggggactcagtggtaaagaacacaacTAAATagctgtggctcagtggtcaagaatccgcctgccaatgcaggagacatgggttccagccttgatctgagaagatcccacatgctgcgaagcaactaggcccatgtgccacaactagtgagcctgtggtctagagcccaggagccacagccactgaagcccaggcaccccagagcctgtgctccgcaataagagaaaccactgcgatgagaagccagtgcaccacaaggAGGCCCTactgctgtaactagagaaaagcctgcccagCAGCAAGGATCCAGCAGTCATAAATTTAAACAGATTATAAAATAAACAGGGGAAAAATTATCTATAACCTGTTAGTTAGGGATAACTTACATTACATATATAGTTAacccaaaagaaaaaatgaggaaaacacaTAAATAGGCAGTTCAAGAGACAgacaaaagataaatattttaaaataagtccaACATCACAAATAACTTAAAAAGCAAGTTAGGGaatccctggaggtccagtggtcaagactctgtaCTTTTGCTGTCAAGGGTGCTGATGcaattcctggtgggggaactaagattctgtaagCCCCGTGAAGCAGCCATTAAAAACCAAATGACACAAACACcaaaaccaagaaagaaaacacccctccaacaacaacaaagtaaaatGAGAGCGCAGCATTCAATGTTGGTTAAAGCATGCAGAAACAGACATCCATGTATCTGCTACTAGTGAAATTGAGTCTTTTCTGGAGGGCAACTTAGCAGTACCAATACACTTGAAAATGTCCTTGCGAATTAATCAACATTCAATTTAGGTAATTGTTCTACAGCAAAAGTATGCAAGATATATGCACAAAGACTGTTTTTGAAGTCAAAAGATTGGAAACCACTTAAATGTTAATTGAGGGATGGTTAACTACAGCATAGTATAAGCCATCAAAAGGAGGCACATTCCCATATGCTAACAAAAAAGATGGCTGGGATACATGAGGCTGGGAAgtatattttatcttatattcCCAGTACAAAGAAAAACTGCCTAGCCTAAGTACTTAACGTTATCTGTTGAGTGAGTGATCCAATAATTGGGAtaaatcattcagaaaactatcaaTTTAACAGCGATCCATAAAGGACAGATTTATGTGGTGAGGGGTTCACAcagttgcttccatttttttttgtctgcactATGTGGGCTTGTGACATCttatttcccagaccagggatcaaacagcaCATCCCCCACTCCCCACTAAAAGcaggaagtcctaaccactggaccaccagggaaagccctgcttcaatttttaaagatgatttatTACATTACCAATCAGAATATTTGCTTTATGCCTAAATAactaaaaattctatttaaagaCAGTTTgtcttaataaaaagaaaacaagctcaGGGAGGCTGAAAGATTTATCCTCAAACTACACAGCTAGTGAGCAGCACAACAGGGTCCTAAGCCCTAGTCTTCTGATTCTTTCtttccaacaacaaaaaaaatttgctatttttggctgtgcggcatatgggatcttagttatccaaccagggattgaacctatgccccttGCAATTTAAGCAGAGACCCCTCCATCACTACTAATGCCTACCCAGAGAATACTGCTGCAGTAACCATATCCTATAGTTCACACACACAGGTCAGTGACGCAAAATCATGTTTGCTGGCTCTTATCCTAAGAACTTATTTTGCATTCTGCTAAGCTAAATACGGAATGATCAAAAGAATAACTGCACATTACAATCTTGGCAAATAACTGGAAACCAAAATAACTTAGATAAAGGAATGGACTCCATTAATCAGGAGAAATCTAAGATAAGAAAACATTACAGATTCATTTTCTGGGGCCACAAATCTCAATACTGAAAGTCTATCTTCTACCTTTGGTAGTAATTTGAGTTCAAGGACAATAAAGGAAACCCACTCATTTCTATCTcttctgaaagggaaaaaaataattcataaatagtTAAGCCCTAAGGTTACCACCTAAAATTAGGATATAATTAAacactcatttaatttttatatactatACAGCAAATACCATAGTTAAGTCCTTTCTATCACTTAAACCTGGAAAGGGTAATTTAAGCCAACGCTTTTcaatcttttttccccccattattGCCCTATAAGATATTCTGACACCTTAATGAAATTCTAATACCACAGATAACCTGTGTATTTGTTTATGCATGCTATGTATATCTATGCTTCAAACAGTTCAAAGAATAAGACTGTTTTCACATATACCCCACTCTGAGAATCAATTTTCAATTCCCCAGGGGCAGTATCTTCCATGTTGAGAATGCAAGCATGCATGGCAATAATATACGGTGGATTTTAGCTTCTTGAAATTTGCCTACCACCAAATTTAGTTGAAGAAAGTTTATAGAAGTAGTACAGAACCAAGTACATGTTACCTGTCTTCTGATATCTAATATCTATACTGAAAATCAGGCTTTCCAAAGCTTAAT carries:
- the RBBP4 gene encoding histone-binding protein RBBP4; this translates as MADKEAAFDDAVEERVINEEYKIWKKNTPFLYDLVMTHALEWPSLTAQWLPDVTRPEGKDFSIHRLVLGTHTSDEQNHLVIASVQLPNDDAQFDASHYDSEKGEFGGFGSVSGKIEIEIKINHEGEVNRARYMPQNPCIIATKTPSSDVLVFDYTKHPSKPDPSGECNPDLRLRGHQKEGYGLSWNPNLSGHLLSASDDHTICLWDISAVPKEGKVVDAKTIFTGHTAVVEDVSWHLLHESLFGSVADDQKLMIWDTRSNNTSKPSHSVDAHTAEVNCLSFNPYSEFILATGSADKTVALWDLRNLKLKLHSFESHKDEIFQVQWSPHNETILASSGTDRRLNVWDLSKIGEEQSPEDAEDGPPELLFIHGGHTAKISDFSWNPNEPWVICSVSEDNIMQVWQMAENIYNDEDPEGSGDPEGQGS